Proteins encoded by one window of Modestobacter marinus:
- the pcaC gene encoding 4-carboxymuconolactone decarboxylase encodes MTDDLEPGPLETDEQRRTAGMRVRREVLGDAHVDRAVAAVTPLTADFQDFITRVAWGDLWQRPGLDRRERSMLTLAITAALRHWDEFALHVKAAVHNGLTDEEIAEVCLHTAVYAGVPAANHALAVAKPILAELRAQG; translated from the coding sequence GTGACCGACGACCTCGAGCCCGGACCGCTGGAGACCGACGAGCAGCGCCGGACCGCCGGCATGCGGGTGCGCCGGGAGGTGCTCGGCGACGCCCACGTCGACCGCGCGGTCGCCGCGGTGACCCCGCTGACCGCCGACTTCCAGGACTTCATCACCCGGGTCGCGTGGGGCGACCTGTGGCAGCGGCCCGGGCTGGACCGGCGCGAGCGCAGCATGCTCACCCTGGCGATCACCGCGGCGCTGCGGCACTGGGACGAGTTCGCGCTGCACGTGAAGGCTGCGGTGCACAACGGGCTGACCGACGAGGAGATCGCCGAGGTGTGCCTGCACACCGCCGTCTACGCCGGGGTGCCGGCGGCCAACCACGCGCTGGCCGTCGCCAAGCCGATCCTGGCCGAGCTCCGCGCCCAGGGCTGA
- the pcaD gene encoding 3-oxoadipate enol-lactonase: MSPVEVHAVVEGPADAPVLLLSNSLGSDLSMWDPQVPALTEHFRVVRYDTRGHGRSPAGAGDATIDDLADDVVALLDRLGVARAHVAGVSIGGMTGLRLAVRDPQRVLTLAVLCSSAHTGNPDSWADRARTVRAEGTGAIAEPVVSRWLTPPYAAAHPELVARLQAMVAAADDEGYAGCCAAIQHMDQRPDLHRITARTLVVSGAEDQAVPPEHQQRIADGVPGARLLSLSPAAHLANLEQPEQVSRALIAHATGGTP, encoded by the coding sequence ATGAGCCCGGTGGAGGTGCACGCCGTCGTCGAGGGCCCGGCCGACGCGCCGGTGCTGCTGCTGTCCAACTCGCTCGGCTCGGACCTGTCCATGTGGGACCCGCAGGTGCCGGCGCTGACCGAGCACTTCCGGGTGGTCCGCTACGACACCCGCGGGCACGGCCGCTCGCCGGCGGGGGCCGGCGACGCCACGATCGACGACCTCGCCGACGACGTCGTCGCGCTGCTGGACCGGCTGGGGGTGGCCCGGGCGCACGTCGCCGGGGTGTCGATCGGCGGGATGACCGGCCTGCGGCTGGCGGTGCGCGACCCGCAGCGGGTGCTGACCCTGGCGGTGCTGTGCAGTTCGGCGCACACCGGCAACCCCGACAGCTGGGCGGACCGCGCGCGCACCGTTCGGGCCGAGGGCACCGGCGCCATCGCCGAGCCGGTGGTCAGCCGCTGGCTCACCCCGCCCTACGCCGCCGCGCACCCCGAGCTGGTGGCCCGGCTGCAGGCGATGGTCGCCGCCGCCGACGACGAGGGCTACGCCGGCTGCTGCGCCGCCATCCAGCACATGGACCAGCGCCCGGACCTGCACCGGATCACCGCCCGGACGCTGGTGGTCTCCGGCGCCGAGGACCAGGCGGTGCCGCCGGAGCACCAGCAGCGCATCGCCGACGGCGTCCCCGGTGCCCGGCTGCTGAGCCTGAGCCCGGCCGCGCACCTGGCCAACCTGGAACAGCCCGAGCAGGTCAGCCGGGCGCTGATCGCGCACGCCACCGGAGGCACCCCGTGA